Proteins encoded together in one Coffea arabica cultivar ET-39 chromosome 2c, Coffea Arabica ET-39 HiFi, whole genome shotgun sequence window:
- the LOC113726092 gene encoding uncharacterized protein: MSNSFENHNVGDIGGDQEDSSGPSPPQKKHKLDDKESHGAKEKEKEMPTSEKDSCCSNEIFTISDEQFEKLKLDYCPEGVEEIDQDVWTKYFKEIEESEGFDIYHYPGLCLMARFTPLDVDNFSSDMAELSKAAIVHFNKEKIKNYKWEKVETANAQLCGAGVNYYITFQAKDFVTNALDTFQALVWQGRKPPNPESIDVQFCRLKSVPAT, from the exons ATGAGTAATTCATTTGAAAATCACAATGTTGGTGATATAGGTGGAGATCAGGAAGATTCTTCAGGGCCTTCACCACCCCAAAAGAAGCACAAGCTTGATGATAAAGAAAGCCATGGTGCCAAGGAGAAGGAAAAGGAGATGCCAACATCAGAAAAGGATTCCTGTTgttcaaatgaaatttttaccatttctgatGAGCAATTTGAGAAATTGAAGTTGGACTATTGCCCCGAAGGGGTCGAAGAGATTGATCAAGATGTATGGACCAAGTATTTTAAAGAGATCGAGGAGAGTGAG GGTTTTGACATTTATCATTATCCTGGTCTATGTTTGATGGCTCGATTTACTCCCCTGGATGTTGACAATTTCTCGAGCGACATGGCTGAACTGTCAAAAGCTGCAATTGTGCATTTCAACAAGGAAAAA ATTAAGAATTACAAATGGGAAAAGGTTGAGACGGCAAATGCACAACTTTGCGGTGCTGGTGTCAATTACTACATAACCTTTCAAGCCAAGGATTTTGTTACTAATGCTCTTGATACCTTCCAAGCCTTAGTCTGGCAGGGGCGAAAACCACCGAATCCTGAATCTATTGATGTGCAATTCTGCCGGCTCAAATCAGTTCCTGCAACTTGA